DNA sequence from the Myxosarcina sp. GI1 genome:
TGCTGAAGGAGCATCCGTAATTGCTGCCGATATCAACGAGACTGAAGCTATAAAAACTCAAGAGGCGATCGCCAAAGTAGGCGGTAAATGTCTGGCTTTAGCGGTCGATGTCAGTCAGGAAAGTCAAGTTAAAGAGATAATATCCAAAACCGTTTCATCTTTCGGTCGTTTGGATATCATGCATAACAATGCAGGTATATCTATCGTCAAACCCACCATTGAAACCACTGAAGCCGATCTAGATCGCTTAATCGGCATTAATTTTAAAGGGGTTTTCTTTGGCTGCAAACACGCGATCGCTCAGATGCTAGAACAACAGGGAGGTGCAATTATCAACACAGCCTCCGAACTGGGAGTTGTGGGGCAACCTTTATACAGTGCCTATTGCGCGACAAAAGGCGCTGTCATTGCTCTGACAAGAGCTTTAGCAGCAGAATGGGCAGATCGAGGAATTCGAGTTAACGCTCTTTGCCCAGGACCGATCGATACGCCAATGTTGCGCTCGGAGTTCGAGCTATCCCCAGAACCTCAAGCAGAAGCTAAAACTGCGATTGCCTCTATTCCAGCAGGAAGACTAGGTACTCCCGAAGAAATTGCTAGGGTTGCTTTATTTTTAGCCAGCAACGATGCTCAAT
Encoded proteins:
- a CDS encoding SDR family NAD(P)-dependent oxidoreductase, with the translated sequence MRLKNKIALITGAGSGIGRATAKCFAAEGASVIAADINETEAIKTQEAIAKVGGKCLALAVDVSQESQVKEIISKTVSSFGRLDIMHNNAGISIVKPTIETTEADLDRLIGINFKGVFFGCKHAIAQMLEQQGGAIINTASELGVVGQPLYSAYCATKGAVIALTRALAAEWADRGIRVNALCPGPIDTPMLRSEFELSPEPQAEAKTAIASIPAGRLGTPEEIARVALFLASNDAQFVNGAAVLADGGKTII